A part of Oryctolagus cuniculus chromosome 4, mOryCun1.1, whole genome shotgun sequence genomic DNA contains:
- the KRTAP27-1 gene encoding keratin-associated protein 27-1, with protein MSHNQCQSLRSFNAPTLSAITHASNPMSFDDGLCLPSSCYSRTWLLDNFQETCSKSSSCQLTSCEQNLFPGNSCVQRTCFPRIVQTTCSNSKPCDKTACQSQSASAVSECASQRCQSGSRQQMGFVAQSRQPASYMAKCSPLKTSVSKNCQTIECESSQCPSQNPESSSCGPMMNVAPGPQHAESSCTYEPTCCITGGLQLPSK; from the coding sequence ATGTCCCATAACCAATGCCAGTCACTCCGGAGCTTCAACGCCCCTACCCTCTCTGCCATCACACATGCCTCTAATCCTATGAGTTTTGACGATGGATTGTGTTTGCCCAGCAGCTGCTACAGCAGAACATGGCTCTTGGACAACTTTCAAGAAACCTGCAGTAAATCCTCCAGCTGCCAACTGACCAGTTGTGAGCAGAACCTGTTCCCAGGTAACTCCTGTGTTCAAAGAACCTGCTTCCCCAGAATTGTTCAAACAACTTGTTCCAATTCCAAGCCCTGTGACAAGACAGCATGCCAATCACAAAGTGCTTCAGCCGTGTCAGAGTGTGCCTCTCAGCGGTGCCAGTCAGGAAGCCGCCAGCAAATGGGTTTTGTAGCCCAGAGCCGCCAGCCTGCAAGCTACATGGCAAAGTGCAGTCCACTCAAGACTTCTGTGTCCAAGAACTGCCAAACAATTGAATGTGAATCCAGCCAATGCCCATCTCAGAACCCCGAATCCAGTTCCTGTGGACCAATGATGAATGTGGCACCTGGGCCACAACACGCAGAATCTTCTTGCACTTATGAACCAACTTGCTGTATCACTGGTGGTTTACAGTTGCCTAGTAAGTGA